One window of the Zea mays cultivar B73 chromosome 3, Zm-B73-REFERENCE-NAM-5.0, whole genome shotgun sequence genome contains the following:
- the LOC100192940 gene encoding uncharacterized protein LOC100192940, producing the protein MAARDPMDAWMNRYRAFAEGVVVMVCPVLLAIALKKVDLKSEEHGGAVPTTMLVVAAVTLVAGICPYLVCCLSKRFFNNNGSSSGSPHAATMLLAPLSSTCLVALACWIVHLILDSWAFPAVGALVGLCSAIRTVMHFTTRAGQGDAEMEYCDRLESSLDFLVGITALLFLGLEGLALEGQINSSSGRLTTPIGTSFVVCVFAASLMLVETMPPRRLVRYLTETIDILTGFAVSLAMFFIMYPLMGLRALLLLAAPFLILMAYVFYVAIGKDDGNNNHQVASANGDEESSGVSSSRRSGAAADGDNKPASLELTKVTFAGFLAVSIPSISKGSVTIYSECFLHLAAAAVVSGLVWRLLTHYKKSQTTVATVADIASFCTHLCVAVAVIPFTIMAGNALS; encoded by the exons ATGGCTGCCAGAGATCCCATG GATGCATGGATGAACCGTTACCGTGCTTTCGCGGAAGGAGTGGTGGTGATGGTCTGCCCGGTGCTTCTTGCGATAGCGCTGAAGAAGGTTGACCTGAAGAGCGAAGAGCATGGTGGTGCCGTCCCGACCACCATGCTCGTGGTAGCAGCGGTTACTCTAGTCGCCGGTATTTGCCCCTACCTCGTCTGCTGTCTCTCCAAGAGATTCTTCAATAATAATGGGAGCTCCTCAGGTTCCCCACACGCTGCTACCATGTTGCTGGCACCCTTATCCAGCACATGTTTAGTGGCACTTGCCTGTTGGATCGTACATCTCATCCTAGACAGCTGGGCGTTCCCTGCGGTCGGCGCCCTCGTCGGACTCTGCTCCGCGATTCGTACCGTCATGCACTTCACAACCCGTGCGGGACAAGGAGATGCTGAAATGGAGTACTGCGATAGACTGGAGAGCTCGCTTGATTTCTTGGTTGGTATAACTGCGCTTCTGTTTCTGGGACTGGAAGGCCTCGCTCTGGAGGGTCAGATTAACAGCTCCAGCGGTCGTCTTACCACGCCGATCGGCACAAGCTTCGTTGTCTGTGTTTTTGCTGCGAGCTTAATGCTCGTGGAGACGATGCCTCCACGCAGACTCGTGAGGTATCTGACAGAGACCATTGATATCCTCACGGGTTTTGCCGTCTCCCTGGCTATGTTCTTCATCATGTATCCACTCATGGGACTACGAGCATTGCTTCTGCTAGCAGCTCCGTTCCTGATCCTCATGGCGTATGTCTTCTACGTCGCTATCGGCAAGGATGATGGCAACAACAACCACCAGGTTGCTAGCGCGAACGGCGATGAAGAATCGTCAGGTGTTAGCAGCAGCCGCAGGAGTGGTGCGGCGGCGGACGGTGATAATAAACCAGCGTCGCTTGAACTGACAAAAGTAACATTCGCAGGGTTCCTGGCGGTGTCGATACCAAGCATCAGCAAAGGTTCAGTCACCATTTATTCCGAATGTTTCTTGCACCTTGCAGCAGCAGCTGTTGTCTCAGGCCTCGTGTGGAGGCTCCTAACGCATTACAAAAAGTCACAGACCACCGTCGCAACTGTTGCAGATATTGCTTCCTTCTGCACCCATCTCTGTGTTGCAGTTGCGGTAATTCCGTTTACGATAATGGCCGGGAATGCACTCTCATGA